CGAGAATGCGATTCAGCGCTTCGCGGCTGTTGAAGGCGCTGTGCGGCGTGATAACGACGTTTTCGCGGTTGCGCAAAATGTGATTGGAAAGCAGCAAGCGCAATTTTTCCGCCGACTCTTGATTGGCTAAAAGTTGTTTTTCTTCTTTGATCAGCTCTTCGCCTTCGAGCACGTCGAGGCCGGCGCCGGCGAGGATGCCTTCATCCAACGCCCAAACCAGCGCCGAAGTGTCGACCAGGCCGCCGCGCGAGGTGTTGATGAGAATCGCGCCGCGCTTGACCAGTTTCAAATTCTCGTGATTGATCAAATGATGTGTGCGGGAATTATACGGCGCGTGCAAGGAAATCACATCCGATTGCGCCAGCAATTGCTCCAACGGCGCGTAAGTAAAATCGAGCACTTCGGCGAGGAAATAATCCTGCCGCACGTCGTAAGCCAGGATGTTCATGCCGAAGCCTTTGGCCATGCGAATCACGTGCAGGCCGATGTGGCCGGCGCCGATAATGCCGAGGGTTTTGCCTTTGAGGTCGAAGCCCATCAACCCGGCAAGTGAAAAATCGCCGCGACTGGTGCGAACGTAGGCGCGATGAATGTGGCGCGAGAGCGAGAGAATCAAGCCGAAGGTGTGCTCGGCAACGGTGTTCTCGCCGTAAAATGGAACATTGCTCACCGTGATGCCGCGCTCGCGGCAGGCAGCCAAATCAATGTGATCATAGCCGGTGGAGCGCGTGGCGATCAATTTCAATTTCGGCATCTGCGCCAATTCCGAGGCGCCAAGGCGTGAGTAAATGAAAACCGACAGCGCCTCGGCCTCTTGCGCTAACTTCACATGCCCGGGTTTGAACGGCTCGGGATGAAAAAACAATTCATGCGAAGCCAAAGCCGATTGCCGCAAATAAGCTTCTTCGTTGGGCGGGATTTCAAATATGGCGATGCGCCAGCGAGTCGAAGAAGTGCTCATATTAATTTCAAATCAATTAGCGCTTCGAGTTGTTTTCCCGTTTGCCAGCCAGCTTTTTAATTCTTTTACGTTTTTCAGATCCAGAAGCGCTAAACTCAAATTGTCGAGTTTTGTTCCGCTCAATTGCCTGATCTGTTTCTGTAATTGGGGGCTTAACTTACC
The sequence above is drawn from the candidate division KSB1 bacterium genome and encodes:
- a CDS encoding hydroxyacid dehydrogenase; this encodes MSTSSTRWRIAIFEIPPNEEAYLRQSALASHELFFHPEPFKPGHVKLAQEAEALSVFIYSRLGASELAQMPKLKLIATRSTGYDHIDLAACRERGITVSNVPFYGENTVAEHTFGLILSLSRHIHRAYVRTSRGDFSLAGLMGFDLKGKTLGIIGAGHIGLHVIRMAKGFGMNILAYDVRQDYFLAEVLDFTYAPLEQLLAQSDVISLHAPYNSRTHHLINHENLKLVKRGAILINTSRGGLVDTSALVWALDEGILAGAGLDVLEGEELIKEEKQLLANQESAEKLRLLLSNHILRNRENVVITPHSAFNSREALNRILDTTVENILAGAAGKPLNVVRD